A single window of Maylandia zebra isolate NMK-2024a linkage group LG2, Mzebra_GT3a, whole genome shotgun sequence DNA harbors:
- the LOC143413546 gene encoding protein NLRC3-like has product MLLEDNIITFVKNELKKIQKALNPNKPQCLEFQREDDEQRSSSREAFVKITVDFLRRMKQEELADRLQRQLPAAVCHRKLKSKLKKKFQCVFEGIAKAGNPTLLNQIYTELYITEGGTAEVNDEHEVRQIETASRKPHRPETTIRQEDIFKASPGRDEPIRTVLTKGVAGIGKTVLTQKYSLDWAEDKANQDIQFIFPFTFRELNVLKEEKFSLVGLVHHFFTETKEAGICSFEDFQVVFIFDGLDECRLSLDFHKTTILTDPRKSTSVDVLLINLIRGKLLPSARLWITTRPAAANQIPPDCVGMVTEVRGFTDPQKEEYFRKRFRDEEQASRIISHIKTSRSLHIMCHIPVFCWITATVLEDVLETREGGQLPKTLTEMYIHFLVVQAKVKKVKYDGGAETDPHWSPESRTMMESLGKLAFDQLQKGNLIFYESDLTECGIDIRAASVYSGVFTQIFKEERGLYQYKVFCFIHLSVQEFLAALHVHLTFINSGLNLLEQQQTTSKRSSFFRKKESLHQSAVDKALQSPNGHLDLFLRFLLGLSLQTNQTLLRALMTQTGSNSQTNQETVQYIKEKLSENLSAEKSINLIHCLNELNDRSLVEEIQQSLRSGSLSTDKLSPAQWSALVFILLSSEEDLDVFDLKKYSASEEALLRLLPVVKASNKAL; this is encoded by the exons atg ctgctggaggacaacatcatcacttttgtgaagaacgagctgaagaagatccagaaggctctgaatccaaataagccccagtgcttggagtttcagagggaggatgatgagcagaggagcagcagcagagaggcatttgtgaagatcacagtggacttcctgaggagaatgaagcaggaggagctggctgaccgtctgcagagac aacttccagctgctgtttgtcatcgtAAACTTAAGTCtaagctgaagaagaagttccagtgtgtgtttgagggcatcgctaaagcaggaaacccaaccctcctgaatcagatctacacagagctctacatcacagagggagggactgcagaggtcaatgatgaacatgaggtcagacagattgaaacagcatccaggaaaccacacagaccagaaacaaccatcagacaagaagacatctttaaagcctcacctggaagagatgaaccaatcagaacagtgctgacaaagggagtggctggcattgggaaaacagtcttaacacagaaatacagcctggactgggctgaagacaaagccaaccaggacatccagttcatatttccattcactttcagagagctgaatgtgctgaaagaggaaaagttcagcttggtgggacttgttcatcacttctttactgaaaccaaagaagcaggaatctgcagctttgaagacttccaggttgtgttcatctttgatggtctggatgagtgtcgactttctctggacttccacaaaactacaatcctaactgaccctagaaagtccacctcagtggatgtgctgctgataaacctcatcagggggaaactgcttccctctgctcgcctctggataaccacacgacctgcagcagccaatcagatccctcctgactgtgttggcatggtgacagaggtcagagggttcactgacccacagaaggaggagtacttcaggaagagattcagagatgaggagcaggccagcaggatcatctcccacatcaagacatcacgaagcctccacatcatgtgtcacatcccagtcttctgctggatcactgctacagttctggaggatgtgctggaaaccagagagggaggacagctgcccaagaccctgactgagatgtacatccacttcctggtggttcaggccaaagtgaagaaggtcaagtatgatggaggagctgagacagatccacactggagtccagagagcaggacgATGATGGAGtcactgggaaaactggcttttgatcagctgcagaaaggaaacctgatcttctatgaatcagacctgacagagtgtggcatcgatatcagagcagcctcagtgtactcaggagtgttcacacagatctttaaagaggagagaggactgtaccagtacaaggtgttctgcttcatccatctgagtgttcaggagtttctggctgctcttcatgtccatctgaccttcatcaactctggactcaatctgctggaacaacaacaaacaacatccaAGCGGTCTagtttttttagaaaaaaagagtctctccaccagagtgctgtggacaaggccttacagagtccaaatggacacctggacttgttcctccgcttcctcctgggtctttccctgcagaccaatcagactctcctacgagccctgatgacacagacaggaagtaactcacagaccaatcaggaaacagtccagtacatcaaggagaagctcagtgagaatctgtctgcagagaaaagcatcaatctgatccactgtctgaatgaactgaatgatcgttctctagtggaggagatccaacagtccctgagatcaggaagtctctccacagataaactgtctcctgctcagtggtcagctctggtcttcatcttactgtcatcagaagaagatctggatgtgtttgacctgaagaaatactctgcttcagaggaggctcttctgaggctgctgccagtggtcaaagcctccaacaaagctctgtga